One Purpureocillium takamizusanense chromosome 1, complete sequence genomic window carries:
- a CDS encoding uncharacterized protein (COG:S~EggNog:ENOG503P0KH), whose protein sequence is MHCGTDNSPSRPCCAVTPFVSPCCAALRCAALVFRDPPLPVTTRAAVDSLTCPASSHPPPPKATTTDFPLTANNRAHLPCQLLPIAFTSLLHFSLQPLLFPFVAWLCLTVRLSLGPVALYHGPAAAPCRQPLLHQPLTPTSRPSATSPRLSHFTAATKTAAAETNMAQRGTRMNEFEERDYYPAPRRSAPEFDDVEYRTTRVATRSPPPRSRSRVATRDEEIDVRVRERETNRTPAFLREDARRTEAGPMVLRQRDVETVDRHRRSPSPVRYREERLVRRPKSASPPPMREEHEHLRFVERERVRSPSVVRRRSPSPLPIRFVQRPRRSPSPPAREHIRTRIVETERERVPSPSPSPPPPPPVIRGPTVEREVITHYTDIDHGVLRAKRPSPPPPPPPRSRPRERETDIDISLSKNRTEVDIHRSSSRARSRSRERRSHYHDDDLDVVVRRDDRLRVDDRSKQHRRAHSAAPLGSPVDEEADYITGKVDSRGRMGEARGGATKDWTIVDVPPGTERVRMDGIGGASTDTTWSRYSGVRRTQFLPERDGAVVPRAPSPGPTRGRTSVAVDFNQTTEIDVDIDRRVTKRPAPPPPPPPKEMWTEITKDLVVREAIEQMGYEYEETKWFFYIMDYLRYDDVLQLTELSDRIRCARKTQEIRWERDYYDEWDYPYRRHHHDHHPHHHRHRGWDDERVREREVIYDSRRPARYMY, encoded by the exons ATGCATTGTGGGACGGACAATTCCCCATCGCGGCCTTGCTGCGCAGTAACGCCTTTTGTGTCCCCGTGTTGCGCTgccctgcgctgcgctgccttGGTTTTTCGTGACCCTCCACTCCCGGTGACGACAAGGGCTGCCGTTGAC TCCTTGACTTGTCCAGCCTCCTcccaccctcctccacccaaggccaccaccaccgatTTCCCTCTAACCGCCAACAACCGAGCCCACTTGCCTTGTCAACTCCTTCCCATCGCTTTCACCTCACTTTTGCATTTCTCTCTGCAGCCTCTACTCTTCCCCTTTGTCGCCTGGCTGTGTCTGACAGTGCGGCTTTCTCTTGGGCCCGTCGCCCTCTATCACGGTCCAGCAGCGGCCCCGTGCCGTCaacccctcctccaccagcctTTGACCCCGACGTCTCGCCCATCAGCCACCTCCCCCCGCCTCTCACACTTCACGGCGGCAACAAAGACTGCAGCGGCTGAAACCAACATGGCGCAACGCGGTACAAGAATGAACGAGTTCGAGGAGCGGGACTATTAcccggctcctcgccgctctgCCCCCGAGTTTGACGATGTCGAGTATCGCACGACCCGCGTCGCTACCAGAAGCCCGCCTCCCCGCTCTCGCTCGCGCGTGGCCACAAGAGACGAAGAAATAGACGTCCGCGTacgtgagagagagacgaaCCGCACCCCTGCGTTCCTTCGCGAGGACGCGCGCCGCACCGAGGCTGGCCCCATGGTTCTCCGCcagcgcgacgtcgagacCGTGGATAGGCACCGTCGAAGCCCCAGCCCGGTGCGCTACCGGGAAGAGAGACTCGTCCGGCGCCCCAAGAGCGCTTCGCCCCCACCCATGCGCGAGGAGCATGAGCATCTGCGGTTCGTCGAGAGGGAACGGGTCAGGAGCCCTTCCGTCGTACGCCGCagatccccctcccctctaCCCATCAGATTTGTCCAGCGACCCCGTCGCTCTCCTTCTCCCCCGGCGCGTGAGCATATCCGCACCAGGATAGTGGAAACGGAACGAGAGCGCGTCCcatctccgtctccttcaccacctcccccgccgcctgtcATTCGCGGACCGACCGTAGAGCGGGAGGTCATTACACACTACACAGATATTGACCATG GGGTCTTGCGAGCGAAGCGaccaagcccgccgccgccgccgccgcctcgatcGCGCCCCAGAGAGCGTGAGACGGATATCGACATATCTTTGTCCAAGAATCGCACCGAGGTGGACATCCATCGCTCCAGCAGCCGTGCTCGCTCGAGGAGTCGCGAGCGTCGGTCCCATtaccatgacgacgaccttgACGTCGTTGTCCGTCGCGACGACCGTCTTCGTGTAGATGATCGATCCAAGCAGCACCGCCGGGCGCATTCGGCTGCGCCGCTTGGGTCGCCAGTGGACGAAGAAGCCGATTACATCACCGGCAAGGTGGACTCCCGTGGGCGCATGGGTGAGGCCCGGGGCGGCGCAACCAAGGATTGGACCATCGTGGACGTGCCACCTGGCACCGAGCGGGTTCGGATGGACGGCATCGGGGGCGCCAGCACAGATACCACATGGTCCCGGTACAGCGGAGTGCGGCGCACGCAATTCCTTCCCGAGAGGGATGGGGCCGTTGTTCCCAGGGCGCCTTCCCCTGGCCCGACACGCGGGCGCACCAGCGTAGCCGTTGATTTCAACCAAACGACCGAAATCGATGTCGACATTGACCGTCGTGTCACCAAGAGACccgcccctccgccccctccgccgccaaaggAGATGTGGACAGAAATCACCAAGGACCTTGTCGTCCGGGAGGCAATCGAGCAGATGGGCTACGAGTATGAAGAAACCAAATGGTTCTTCTACATCATGGATTATTTGCGATAT GACGACGTATTGCAGCTCACCGAGCTGTCGGATCGCATTCGTTGTGCTCGAAAGACACAGGAGATCCGGTGGGAGCGAGACTATTACGATGAGTGGGACTACCCAtatcgccgccatcatcacgaccaccacccccaccaccaccgacacaGGGGATGGGACGACGAGAGGGTGCGGGAGCGGGAGGTGATTTACGACAGCCGCAGGCCGGCAAGGTACATGTATTAG
- a CDS encoding uncharacterized protein (EggNog:ENOG503P52B~TransMembrane:1 (i74-93o)), which produces MRLQSCSESSGKPTSSQRQRRRKLSRSFVSSTTQTCLPTMASVISRRLFSTSVRRFQEHTQQELRKESRRNPEIMILGGVMVAALGGAGFYFGRSPTQSTSEAPVKIAQGGMPWESDAQGKYKYHPGGDPNAEPRDAPSALNVVVVPNVTLPKELHDKYNKWGKDGYP; this is translated from the exons ATGCGACTTCAATCCTGCAGTGAGAGCTCCGGCAAACCCACTTCCAGTcaacgtcaacgacgacgcaaGCTTTCCCGCAGTTTCGTTTCGTCCACCACACaaacctgcctgcccacaATGGCGTCCGTCATCTCCCGCCGTCTGTTTTCCACTTCTGTGCGCCGCTTCCAGGAGCACACCCAGCAGGAGCTCCGCAAGGAGAGCCGGCGCAACCCCGAGATCATG ATTCTCGGCGGTGTCATGGTTGCTgctctcggcggcgctggcttcTACTTTG GTCGCTCGCCCACTCAGTCCACGTCCGAGGCCCCCGTCAAGATCGCCCAGGGCGGCATGCCCTGGGAGAGCGACGCCCAGGGCAAGTACAAGTACCATCCCGGTGGCGATCCCAATGCGGAGCCCCGGGACGCTCCCAGCGCTctcaacgtcgtcgttgttccCAACGTCACCCTCCCCAAGGAGCTGCACGACAAGTACAACAAGTGGGGCAAGGACGGTTACCCTTGA
- the kap95 gene encoding karyopherin Kap95 (BUSCO:EOG09260HMA~COG:U~COG:Y~EggNog:ENOG503NX6P) has translation MSSSEINQVLANSLSPDANLRNAAEQQLHQASESNFPLYLATLVQELANEQAESSIRAAAGIALKNAFTARDFTRHQELQAKWLQQTDDDTKRRVKELTLQTLSSSSAQAGAAAAQVVSSIAAIELPRNQWNDLMPFLVKNVSEGADHQKQASLTTIGYICESQDSELRLALVAHSNAILTAVVQGARKEETNPEVRLAAVTALGDSLEFVANNFKHEGERNYIMQVVCEATQADDSRIQQGAFGCLNRIMNLYYDNMRYYMEKALFGLTILGMKSDDEDVAKLAVEFWSTVCEEELSIEDDNSQVESADQMRPFFNFARVAANEVIPVLLMLLTKQDEDATDDEYNLSRAAYQCLQLYSQAVGASIIAPVLQFVEANLRHEDWHNRDAAVSAFGAIMEGPDEKVLDPIVKQALPILISMMDDQSLQVKDSTAYALGRVTEACSEAIDPNQHLPTLIESLFKGLLSNAKMAPSCCWALMNLAERFAGDVTSAANPITPHFNQAVTSLLDVTGRTEVDASVRTAAYEVLNVFVQNAATESLQAVASLSELILKRLEDTVPLQSQVVSVEDKITLEEMQNSLCTVLQAIILRLDKEIAPQGDRIMQILLQILSTVGGKSSVPEAVFATISALSTSMEEDFIKYMDAFSPFLNNALSNQEEPSLCSMAIGLVSDITRSMGERSQPYCDNFMNHLLNNLRSPTLSNQFKPAILQCFGDIAGAIAGHFETYLSVVAQVLEQASTVSAAPEGPYEMFDYVISLREGIMDAWGGIIGAMKASGKTQVLQPYVSTIFNLLSSIANDMNRSEALMRACMGVIGDLADAYPNGELVDAFRQDWLTAMIKETKTNREFQSRTIETARWAREQVKRQVGGAQAVMAQT, from the exons ATGTCGAGCTCAGAGATTAATCAGGTGCTCGCCAACTCGCTGTCTCCGG ACGCGAACCTGCGAAATGCCGCCGAACAGCAACTCCACCAAGCCTCCGAGAGCAATTTC CCCCTTTACCTCGCGACTCTCGTCCAAGAACTAGCCAACGAGCAAGCGGAGAGCTCTatccgggccgccgccggtaTCGCCCTCAAGAACGCGTTCACAGCCAGAGATTTCACCCGCCATCAAGAATTGCAAGCGAAATGGCTGCAACAAACGGACGACGATACCAAGAGGCGCGTCAAGGAGCTGACGCTGCAGacgctctcctcgtcgagcgcccaagccggtgccgccgccgcccaggtcgTCTcatccatcgccgccatcgaacTGCCCCGCAATCAGTGGAATGACTTGATGCCCTTCCTCGTCAAGAATGTCAGCGAAGGTGCCGACCACCAGAAGCAGGCGTCTCTTACCACTATTGGCTACATCTGCGAGAGCCAGGACTCGGAGCTGCGTCTTGCCCTCGTGGCTCACTCCAACGCCATCCTCACGGCTGTTGTGCAGGGTGCTCGCAAGGAAGAGACCAACCCCGAGgtccgccttgccgccgtcacggctCTTGGCGACTCTCTTGAGTTTGTCGCCAACAACTTCAAGCACGAGGGCGAACGAAACTACATTATGCAGGTCGTCTGCGAGGCTACTCAAGCCGACGATTCCCGCATTCAACAGGGCGCCTTTGGCTGCCTCAACCGCATCATGAATCTTTACTACGATAATATGCGCTATTACATGGAGAAGGCTCTGTTTGGCCTCACCATTCTTGGCATGAagtcggacgacgaggatgtggccaagctcgccgtcgagttTTGGAGCACCGTCTGTGAAGAGGAGCTCTCCATCGAGGACGATAACTCGCAGGTCGAGAGCGCTGATCAAATGCGCCCTTTCTTCAACtttgcccgcgtcgccgccaacgaaGTCATCCCCGTTCTTCTGATGCTGCTCACGaagcaggacgaggacgccacTGACGACGAGTACAACCTGTCCCGCGCGGCCTACCAGTGCCTGCAGCTGTATTCCCAGGCCGTTGGCGCCAGCATCATCGCGCCTGTGCTCCAGTTTGTCGAGGCCAACTTGCGTCATGAGGACTGGCACAAccgagacgccgccgtctcggcctTCGGCGCCATTATGGAGGGTCCTGACGAGAAGGTCTTGGACCCCATCGTCAAGCAGGCTCTTCCTATCCTGATCTCTATGATGGACGATCAGTCACTCCAGGTCAAGGACTCGACCGCCTatgccctcggccgcgttACCGAGGCCTGCTCTGAGGCCATCGACCCCAACCAGCATCTCCCTACCCTGATCGAGTCTCTCTTCAAGGGCCTCCTGAGCAACGCAAAGATGGCTCCctcgtgctgctgggcaCTGATGAACCTTGCTGAGCGCTTCGCTGGTGACGTCACCTCCGCGGCGAACCCCATCACGCCTCACTTTAACCAGGCCGTCACCTCCCTACTCGACGTCACTGGCCGAACGGAGGTCGATGCCTCCGTCCGGACGGCTGCCTACGAGGTTCTCAATGTCTTTGTTCAGAATGCCGCCACCGAGAGTCTTCAGGCGGTTGCCTCGCTGTCCGAGCTCATCCTCAAGCGACTGGAGGACACTGTGCCGCTGCAATCCCAAGTCGTCAGTGTTGAGGACAAGATTACTCTGGAGGAGATGCAAAACAGTCTGTGCACCGTCCTGCAGGCCATCATCTTGCGTCTTGACAAAGAAATCGCCCCTCAGGGAGACCGCATCATGCAAATCCTCCTGCAGATACTCAGCACCGTGGGTGGAAAGTCGAGCGTTCCCGAGGCAGTCTTTGCCACGATCAGCGCGCTGTCCACGTCGATGGAAGAGGACTTCATCAAGTACATGGATGCCTTCTCGCCGTTCCTGAACAACGCCCTTAGCAACCAGGAGGAACCCAGCCTCTGCTCCATGGCTATTGGCCTCGTGAGCGACATCACTCGCTCCATGGGCGAGCGCAGCCAGCCGTACTGCGACAACTTCATGAACCACCTGCTCAACAACTTGCGG AGCCCGACGCTTTCCAACCAGTTCAAGCCTGCCATTCTGCAGTGCTTTGGTGACATTGCTGGCGCCATCGCGGGTCACTTCGAGACATACCTGTCTGTCGTGGCTCAGGTTCTGGAGCAGGCGTCCACAGTGTCCGCCGCTCCCGAGGGCCCGTATGAGATGTTCGACTACGTCATCTCACTGCGAGAGGGCATCATGGATGCTTGGGGTGGTATCATTGGTGCCATGAAGGCCAGCGGGAAGA CGCAAGTCCTCCAGCCTTATGTTTCGACCATTTTCAACCTCCTTAGCAGCATTGCCAACGACATGAACCGCAGCGAGGCCCTTATGCGCGCATGCATGGGCGTCATTGG TGACTTGGCTGATGCCTATCCCAATGgggagctcgtcgacgcctttCGCCAGGATTGGCTCACTGCCATGATCAAGGAGACCAAGACGAACCGCGAGTTCCAGTCTCGGACGATTGAGACGGCCCGATGGGCTCGTGAGCAGGTTAAGcgccaggtcggcggcgcacAGGCCGTCATGGCTCAGACCTGA
- the SER2 gene encoding Phosphoserine phosphatase (COG:E~EggNog:ENOG503NXBJ): protein MADTVASPPKQSAAAGARPQLTTTMRSSSYLSDHQQYRPPRQPEPHHGIDTVVEDISPAAAAAAAAVSPHRGSPSSAARPIMPFNGIPSEDNPPTIVDSGVSHSFSHPNCAPAGRRPTDRLVATLFYKSADRGSPLAAARSLTGGLSDSNESLPANIAPTTNMDAFPLEPPTHESEQLDHLYGSYISPLCITSFLHLMSTFPQPQGAEPPHSSHRCLDSSENPRVVELTLAPAPSPKYLALSDLRKHEMIYRFEQEWNVDVALQRDLVWRRHPRLVVFDMDSTLITQEVIELMADTIKDPPNLAARVAEITHRAMLGELEFDASFRERVALLKGVDAAVFEDLRPVLEVTKGVRQLIKALRRLGVKTAVLSGGFQPLTTWLAGDLGIDYAYANEVVIADGKLTGETTGTIVGKERKRDLLVEIAAKEGIDLAQVVAVGDGANDLLMLEKAGLGVAWNAKPRVQMEADARLNGESLLDLLFLFGFTSEEVEMLAG, encoded by the coding sequence ATGGCCGACACCGTCGCGAGCCCGCCCAAgcagagcgccgccgccggtgcgcggccgcagctcacgacgacgatgcgcagcagctcgtaCCTGAGCGACCACCAGCAGTACAGGCCACCGCGCCAGCCCGAGCCGCACCACGGCATCgacaccgtcgtcgaggacatcagcccggccgccgccgccgccgccgccgccgtcagcccaCACCGAgggtcgccgtcctcggcggcgcggcccatCATGCCCTTCAACGGCATCCCCTCCGAGGACAACCCCCCCACGATAGTGGACAGCGGCGTCAGCCACAGCTTCTCCCACCCCAactgcgcgcccgccggccgccggcccacggaccgcctcgtcgcgacgCTCTTCTACAAATCCGCCGACAGGGgctcgcccttggcggccgcgagaaGCCTCACCGGCGGTCTCTCGGACAGCAACGAGTCGCTCCCGGCCAACATagcgcccaccaccaacatgGACGCCTTCCCGCTCGAGCCGCCTACGCACGAGTCCGAACAGCTCGACCACCTCTACGGATCGTACATCTCCCCGCTGTGCATCACCTCCTTCCTGCACCTCATGTCCACGTTCCCCCAGCCTcagggcgccgagccgccgcactCGTCGCATCGCTGCCTGGACAGCTCGGAGAACCCGCGCGTTGTAGAGCTGACGCTCGCGCCTGCCCCGTCGCCAAAGTACCTCGCGCTGTCCGACCTGCGCAAGCACGAGATGATATACCGCTTCGAGCAGGAGTGGAATGTGGACGTGGCCTTGCAGCGGGATCTGGTCTGGAGACGCcacccgcgcctcgtcgtcttcgacaTGGACAGCACGCTCATCACTCAGGAGGTGATTGAGCTCATGGCCGATACCATCAAGGATCCGCCGAACCTGgcggcccgcgtcgccgagatcACGCACCGTGCCatgctcggcgagctcgagtTCGATGCCTCCTTCCGGGAGCGCGTTGCGCTGCTCAAGGGCGTTGATGCGGCCGTCTTCGAGGACCTGCGACCAGTCTTGGAAGTCACAAAGGGCGTGCGACAGCTCATCAAGGCTCTGAGACGGCTCGGCGTCAAGACGGCCGTCCTCTCCGGCGGCTTCCAGCCGCTGACGACCTGGCTCGCCGGGGATCTGGGCATCGATTACGCCTACGCCAACgaggtcgtcatcgcggACGGCAAGCTgacgggcgagacgacgggcaccatcgtcggcaaggAGCGAAAGCGCGATCTCCTTGTCGAGATcgcggccaaggagggcattgacctcgcgcaggtcgtggccgtcggTGATGGTGCTAACGACCTCCTCATGTTGGAAAAGgccggcctgggcgtcgccTGGAATGCGAAGCCGCGGGTGCAGATGGAGGCAGACGCACGGCTCAACGGGGAGAGCCTGCTGGACCTGCTGTTCCTGTTTGGCTTCACGAGCGAGGAGGTGGAGATGCTGGCTGGGTAA
- the ERF2 gene encoding Protein S-acyltransferase (EggNog:ENOG503NVDK~BUSCO:EOG09264FYY~TransMembrane:4 (i356-374o386-407i501-526o546-568i)~COG:I), producing MPDSDDPSAAPGVNEGQSATKRPSRPTSVVSSRMTDIASDDGGETKPRDPTTRQSKSIEPGSRPQTAKTTNSTRTPWPAPAVRKGYSSGPTGKKSGIAGSTSAMPSRKPSLTSRSHVPSLTSNAFFRPMSSQKLQAHRANVARPPVTTQQVQPSQQPFADLDDGATDLGGSVVNRDVTAPTIGAHPGRVSGDNARLPSRGTEATEHENFERTIGNTSPSQGHHPTGSLSDSVQPLQGRQEARGHLTLDAAKGSQDRGRVPPSPLRSPRSFRSSFLLPGRSDQGPTSRIRSTEGAEKLSSVNSSPQLRPVDSYNRPISRPPPTPTGAIVAGRVHQFFDGNTIFCLGGRWQNTKDKPINIATGLFVVVPCVLFFVFEAPWLWENISPAIPITFAYLAYICVSSFVHASVSDPGILPRNLHQFPPVFEHDDPLRVGPPTNDWTLIKSAEASAAAMEVPVKHCRTCNIWRPPRAHHCRLCDNCIETHDHHCVWLNNCVGKRNYRYFFAFVSSATLLSAYLIATSLAQVLLHKTRENVSFRSAIDHFRVPFALAVLAFVELLYPAALMGYHLFLMARGETTREYINSHKFPKSERYRAFSQGSILRNLMAVLCRPRPPTYYRFKSKYLQGDQRLGTHRKHRMHRNSQGLEMDPVHPASSPSGFQGPVSLRQQSRG from the exons ATGCCCGACTCGGATGATccttcggcggcgcctggcgTCAACGAGGGCCAGTCGGCGACAAAACGGCCATCCCGGCCCACGAGCGTAGTCTCATCGCGCATGACTGACATTGCgagcgacgatggcggcgaaaCAAAGCCTCGCGACCCCACCACAAGGCAATCCAAGAGCATCGAGCCTGGATCCCGACCTCAGACGGCCAAAACAACAAATTCTACCAGAACTCCATGGCCGGCTCCTGCCGTTCGCAAAGGATACTCATCCGGGCCCACCGGTAAGAAGTCGGGCATCGCGGGGTCAACAAGCGCCATGCCCTCTCGAAAGCCGAGCCTCACCTCCCGAAGCCATGTCCCGTCCCTCACTTCAAATGCCTTTTTTCGGCCGATGAGCTCTCAAAAGCTCCAAGCGCATCGGGCAAATGTTGCGCGTCCGCCGGTCACGACGCAGCAGGTACAGCCCTCGCAGCAGCCGTTCGCCGATCTCGACGATGGAGCAACCgacctgggcggcagcgtcgtcaaCCGGGACGTCACCGCCCCTACCATTGGAGCGCATCCAGGGAGGGTTAGCGGCGATAACGCGAGACTGCCATCTCGAGGCACGGAAGCCACGGAGCACGAGAACTTCGAGCGCACCATCGGCAACACGAGCCCGTCCCAGGGACACCACCCCACCGGTAGCCTGTCGGACAGCGTTCAGCCGCTGCAGGGGAGGCAAGAGGCTCGCGGTCACCTAActctcgacgcggccaagggcTCCCAGGACCGTGGACGCGTGCCGCCGAGTCCTCTTCGGTCGCCTCGCTCGTTCCGCTCGAGCTTCCTACTTCCAGGAAGAAGCGATCAGGGGCCAACAAGCCGGATTCGAAGCACAGAGGGTGCCGAGAAGTTGTCCTCTGTGAATTCGTCACCGCAGTTGCGACCCGTGGATTCCTACAACAGGCCGATATCGCGACCCCCGCCCACCCCGACAGGTGCGATTGTTGCAGGCCGCGTTCACCAGTTCTTTGACGGCAACACCATCTTTTGCCTAGGTGGTCGCTGGCAAAACACAAAAGACAAGCCTATCAACATCGCGACAGGCCTCTTTGTCGTGGTACCATGCGtgctcttcttcgtctttgAGGCCCCGTGGCTGTGGGAAAACATCTCGCCGGCGATTCCCATTACATTCGCCTATCTCGCGTATATCTGCGTCTCGTCCTTTGTTCATGCCTCTGTTTCAGACCCGGGG ATACTGCCCCGTAACCTCCATCAATTCCCCCCAGTCTTCGAGCACGACGACCCTCTGCGCGTGGGCCCTCCCACCAACGACTGGACCCTGATAAAGTCAGCCGAGGCCAGTGCGGCGGCTATGGAGGTTCCCGTCAAGCATTGCCGCACGTGCAACAtctggcggccgccccgtGCACATCACTGCCGTCTCTGCGACAACTGCATCGAGACACACGACCACCACTGCGTCTGGCTCAATAACTGTGTTGGCAAGCGCAACTATCGATATTTCTTTGCCTTTGTCTCATCCGCAACTCTCCTTTCGGCCTATCTCATCGCCACAAGTTTGGCCCAGGTTTTACTGCACAAGACGCGAGAGAACGTGTCTTTCCGCAGCGCCATTGACCACTTCCGCGTCcccttcgccctcgccgtcctcgccttcgTGGAACTCCTCTACCCTGCCGCGCTCATGGGATACCATCTATTCCTCATGGCAAGGGGTGAGACCACGCGCGAGTACATCAACTCACACAAGTTCCCCAAATCGGAGCGTTACCGCGCGTTCAGCCAGGGCAGCATTCTGCGGAATCTCATGGCTGTACtgtgccgcccgcgcccgccgacatACTATCGCTTCAAAAGCAAGTACCTGCAGGGTGACCAGCGGCTCGGCACTCACCGCAAGCACCGTATGCACCGAAACTCCCAGGGGCTAGAGATGGACCCTGTGCATCCGGCTTCCTCACCGAGCGGCTTCCAGGGGCCTGTGTCGCTGCGCCAACAAAGCCGAGGATAG
- the LEU4 gene encoding 2-isopropylmalate synthase (COG:E~EggNog:ENOG503NVRE), with product MPMLKEPWKKYKRFQPLHLPDRQWPNKTVDKAPRWLATDLRDGNQSLVDPMNGEEKWRYFKMLVDLGYKEIEVSFPSASDTDFDFTRRLIETPGTVPDDVWLQVLSPCREDLIKRTVQSLKGAKKALVHIYLATSECFRRVVFNKNKEDTLATAVRCTKLVRALTKDDPSQSGTEWAFEFSPETFSDTEPEFVIEVCEAVKAAWEPSVENPIIFNLPATVEMSTPNVYADQIEYFCRNVTEREKICVSLHPHNDRGCAVAAAELAQMAGADRVEGCLFGNGERTGNVDLVTLGLNLYTQGIHPNIDFSDLGSIIETVEMCNKIPVHERAPYGGSLVVCAFSGSHQDAIKKGFQRREKDNLAYDDRWQVPYLPLDPHDIGRTYEAVIRVNSQSGKGGAAWIILRQLQLDLPRGLQVAFSKVVQSKADTLGRELRPQEITELFEQTYFLNSNPRFGIVDYSIMPDRTTSPAPPAPGKTQDTKDLKRVFDGVIVCDGKEYKLRGRGNGPISSLANALRSVGVNLDVQDYKEHAIGKGRDVKAATYIECTAAGSNTKVWGVGIHEDVVQSSLIALLSAASNFASSRPGSPFVARRVSEGAEVTELDLNGNPDGPSSVVSALEARANNM from the exons ATGCCCAT GCTCAAGGAACCGTGGAAAAAATACAAGAGATTCCAGCCGCTGCACCTTCCCGACCGGCAATGGCCCAACAAGACGGTCGACAAGGCCCCGCGCTGGTTGGCCACGGATCTTCGCGATGGCAACCAGAGTCTGGTTGATCCCATG AATGGCGAGGAGAAGTGGCGCTACTTCAAGatgctcgtcgacctcggctACAAGGAAATCGAGGTCTCCTTTCCCTCGGCCTCGGATACCGACTTCGACTTTACCCGCCGCCTAATCGAGACGCCCGGCACCGTTCCCGACGACGTCTGGCTGCAAGTCCTGTCGCCCTGCCGCGAAGACCTCATCAAGCGCACCGTCCAGTCCCTCAAGGGCGCCAAGAAGGCTCTCGTCCATATCTATCTCGCCACCAGCGAGTGCTTCCGTCGCGTCGTCTtcaacaagaacaaggaggacaccttggccacggcggtcCGCTGCACGAAGCTGGTGCGAGCCCTGACCAAGGATGACCCTTCGCAGTCGGGAACCGAGTGGGCGTTCGAGTTCAGCCCCGAGACCTTCTCCGACACGGAACCCGAGTTCGTCATCGAGGTCTGCGAAGCCGTCAAGGCGGCCTGGGAGCCTTCGGTCGAGAACCCCATCATCTTCAACCTGCCCGCCACCGTGGAGATGTCTACTCCCAATGTTTATGCTGACCAGATCGAATACTTTTGCCGCAACGTCACCGAGCGCGAGAAGATTTGCGTCTCTCTGCACCCACACAACGACAGgggctgcgccgtcgccgccgcggagcttGCGCAAATGGCCGGCGCAGACAGAGTCGAGGGCTGCCTGTtcggcaacggcgagcgCACTGGCAACGTCGACCTGGTGACCCTGGGCTTGAACCTCTATACCCAGGGCATCCACCCTAACATTGACTTCTCCGACCTCGGCAGCATCATCGAAACAGTCGAAATGTGCAACAAGATCCCCGTCCACGAGCGTGCCCCATACGGCGGCTCCCTGGTGGTATGTGCCTTCAGTGGCTCGCACCAGGATGCCATCAAGAAGGGTTTCCAGCGGCGTGAGAAGGACAACTTGGCCTACGATGACCGGTGGCAGGTTCCGTACCTGCCCCTGGACCCGCATGATATCGGCAGAACATACGAGGCTGTCATCCGAGTCAACTCGCAGAGTGGCAAGGGTGGCGCTGCCTGGATCATCTTgcgccagctccagctcgatCTGCCTCGTGGTCTGCAGGTTGCTTTCTCCAAGGTCGTTCAGAGCAAGGCCGACACTCTCGGGCGCGAGCTGCGGCCGCAAGAGATTACGGAGCTCTTCGAGCAGACGTACTTCCTCAACTCAAACCCACGAttcggcatcgtcgactaCAGCATCATGCCCGACCGCACCACGTCCCCCGCTCCTCCGGCACCGGGCAAGACCCAAGATACTAAGGACCTCAAGCGAGTATTTGACGGTGTCATTGTCTGCGACGGGAAGGAGTACAagctgcgcggccgcggcaacGGTCCCATTTCCAGCTTGGCCAACGCCCTTCGGAGCGTGGGCGTCAACCTGGACGTCCAGGACTACAAGGAGCATGCCATCGGTAAGGGCCGAGACGTCAAAGCCGCAACATATATCGAATGTACGGCTGCGGGCAGCAACACCAAGGTCTGGGGTGTCGGCATCCACGAAGACGTGGTGCAGAGCTCGTTGATTGCTCTCCTGAGCGCGGCCAGTAAC TTTGCCTCCAGCCGACCGGGCAGCCCCTTCGTCGCCAGGCGCGTTAgcgaaggcgccgaggtgACGGAGTTGGACCTGAATGGCAATCCCGACGGCCCCTCCAGCGTTGTGAGCGCGCTGGAAGCCAGGGCGAATAATATGTGA